Proteins encoded by one window of Desulfovibrio ferrophilus:
- a CDS encoding diguanylate cyclase, translating into MLNGKLPLAKKHSIQFKLLYGFALAFVLTIGLGNAILYLIIRDTIEVSIETELRNTTKGILDMVQTATDVAIKNHLRAVAEKNKEIVKHFYQKQLNGELSENEAKNKAADILESQVIGTTGYIYCIDSSGITKVHPHKELVGTDLSGNIFIQQQMAKKEGYIEYTWANPGEQSPRPKALYMTTFRPWDWIIAASSYRDEFKELFSTDDFKEHILSITFGKTGYPYVIDSKGNLIIHPQLEGTNIYDSRDSSGRMFIKELCTLKNGKIIYPWQNPGELEPREKLVIFNYISELDWIVASSSYLEEFYEPLRTIGYTSFGMVVFSLILIIPITWWLSSSITRPIHSLITSFAHGAEGDYSSRLNVKDSGEIGQLAAYYNRFMEQLHTSCKERDTSEKKYRGIFEHTIEGVFQTTIDGRFISANPSMAKILGYKDEHSLLKQVQNTRHQIYVSPEDRDSLVQTLQEEGRIINFETRFRRTDDTIIWVSINARIVRDSQGDTKYIEGLISDITQRKESNEALRRAKQELEQRVEERTTELSNWINELESRDAQRSQLQKMGQMIQLCHKVEETYPIILSFLSNLFPGDDISFYIFDEKSTSLNLVSPNSSRPSFSTDQCWALRQGKPYLVDFENRLPTCHHLNVDPAHEYSCTPLIAQSELIGLLHIAFDTPGPKGNQTKAQLAARIADNLALALANIRLRETLRQQTIQDPLTGLYNRRFMDEIIATEVSRTIRRKRTFGILMIDIDHFKQVNDTHGHDIGDMVLRELGGYLLDNVRAEDVPCRFGGEEFAIIINEVDQKTLLGKATEICRGISELITVPTKKERLRITVSIGAALFPDHGDTAEDVLKAADLALYQAKEQGRNRVVVAVQDAAPGSR; encoded by the coding sequence ATGCTAAACGGAAAGCTGCCTCTCGCCAAAAAGCACTCCATTCAATTCAAACTGCTCTACGGGTTCGCTCTGGCATTTGTTCTTACCATTGGTCTGGGCAACGCCATTCTATACCTGATCATCAGAGATACCATTGAAGTAAGCATTGAAACCGAACTCCGAAACACCACAAAAGGCATTCTGGACATGGTGCAAACTGCAACCGATGTCGCCATCAAAAACCACCTGCGTGCTGTCGCAGAAAAAAACAAGGAAATCGTCAAGCATTTCTATCAGAAACAACTCAACGGCGAATTGAGTGAGAACGAGGCAAAAAACAAGGCCGCAGACATCCTCGAGAGTCAGGTCATAGGGACCACAGGTTATATCTATTGCATCGATTCAAGTGGAATAACCAAGGTCCACCCACACAAGGAGCTGGTCGGCACAGATTTGTCCGGCAACATATTCATTCAACAGCAAATGGCTAAAAAAGAAGGGTACATCGAGTACACATGGGCCAATCCAGGAGAACAATCTCCCCGCCCCAAAGCCCTATACATGACCACTTTCAGGCCATGGGATTGGATCATTGCCGCCAGCTCCTATCGCGATGAATTCAAAGAGCTGTTCAGCACCGACGACTTCAAGGAGCACATCCTTTCCATCACGTTCGGCAAAACAGGTTATCCGTACGTCATAGACAGCAAGGGAAACCTGATCATCCACCCTCAACTCGAAGGGACCAACATCTATGATTCCAGGGATTCGTCCGGGCGAATGTTCATCAAGGAACTCTGCACCCTGAAAAATGGGAAAATCATCTATCCCTGGCAAAACCCCGGAGAACTGGAACCCAGGGAAAAACTCGTCATCTTCAACTACATCAGTGAGTTGGATTGGATCGTCGCCTCGTCCAGCTATCTCGAAGAATTCTACGAACCCCTCAGGACAATTGGCTACACAAGCTTCGGAATGGTCGTATTTTCACTGATTCTGATCATTCCCATCACCTGGTGGCTCAGCTCCTCCATCACCCGCCCCATTCATTCATTGATCACCAGTTTTGCGCACGGGGCTGAGGGCGATTATTCCAGCAGGCTGAATGTAAAGGACAGTGGCGAAATCGGACAATTGGCGGCGTATTACAACAGATTCATGGAGCAACTCCATACATCCTGCAAGGAACGCGACACTTCAGAGAAAAAATACCGGGGCATTTTTGAACACACAATCGAGGGTGTATTCCAGACCACGATTGATGGCCGGTTTATCAGCGCCAACCCGTCGATGGCCAAAATACTTGGTTATAAGGATGAGCACTCCCTGCTCAAGCAAGTCCAAAACACTAGACATCAGATATACGTCAGCCCGGAAGATCGAGACTCGCTTGTTCAAACGTTGCAGGAAGAAGGCAGAATCATCAATTTCGAAACCCGCTTCCGACGCACCGATGACACGATCATCTGGGTGTCCATCAACGCCCGTATCGTTCGGGATTCCCAAGGGGACACCAAATACATCGAAGGACTGATTTCAGACATCACTCAGCGCAAGGAGTCCAACGAGGCCCTGAGGCGAGCCAAACAGGAATTGGAGCAACGAGTGGAAGAACGCACCACCGAGTTGTCCAACTGGATCAATGAGCTTGAGAGTAGAGACGCACAACGCAGCCAGTTACAGAAAATGGGGCAGATGATTCAGCTTTGCCACAAGGTTGAGGAAACCTACCCCATCATCCTCAGTTTTCTATCCAACCTGTTCCCAGGGGACGACATCTCATTCTATATCTTTGACGAAAAATCGACCTCCTTGAACCTGGTTTCTCCCAACAGCAGCAGGCCTTCCTTCAGCACAGACCAATGCTGGGCACTGAGACAGGGCAAACCCTATCTCGTCGATTTCGAAAATCGTCTCCCGACATGCCATCACCTGAATGTGGACCCAGCTCATGAATACTCATGCACTCCCCTCATCGCTCAAAGCGAACTCATCGGCCTGCTGCACATTGCGTTCGACACTCCAGGCCCCAAGGGCAACCAGACAAAAGCTCAGCTAGCAGCAAGGATCGCAGACAATCTGGCGCTGGCGCTGGCCAACATCAGACTCCGGGAAACACTCCGCCAGCAAACCATTCAGGACCCACTCACAGGCCTGTACAACCGCCGGTTCATGGATGAGATCATTGCCACAGAGGTGTCACGCACCATACGACGCAAAAGAACTTTCGGCATTCTCATGATCGATATCGATCACTTCAAGCAGGTCAACGACACGCACGGACATGACATCGGAGACATGGTCCTGCGGGAACTTGGTGGCTATTTATTGGATAACGTCAGGGCAGAAGACGTCCCCTGCCGCTTTGGGGGAGAAGAATTCGCCATTATCATCAATGAGGTCGACCAGAAGACGCTTCTGGGCAAGGCGACAGAAATCTGCCGGGGCATCTCCGAATTAATAACGGTTCCCACCAAGAAGGAAAGACTGCGCATCACGGTTTCAATTGGGGCGGCGCTGTTCCCCGACCACGGCGACACAGCGGAGGATGTCCTCAAAGCCGCTGATCTGGCGCTCTATCAGGCCAAGGAACAGGGGCGGAATCGTGTCGTCGTGGCCGTGCAAGACGCAGCCCCAGGCTCACGCTAG
- the uvrC gene encoding excinuclease ABC subunit UvrC, which translates to MFDFKSGDYPKGPGVYLMHDAKGRVIYVGKAKSLVKRLASYFRSMERHTPKTRMLVARIARIETLSTATEKEALLLEASLIKKHRPRYNIVLRDDKSYVLFRLTKAHDYPRLTMTRRVVRDGSVYYGPFTSSLAARRTWKVLGKAFPLRKCGDRTFTNRIRPCLYHHIGQCLAPCVGLADAKAYAALVRRVEMFLAGRAGDVVGQLTREMQDASQQMEFERAAEFRDQIRAIEATVERQAVVLPKPVDLDVLAVAEGRGGLGLGLLFVRQGRLLDGRSYHFPGLGLEDAPEAVSGFLTQYYWASRFIPERLLLPWALDDAETLESALAERRGGPVRLGVPRGGPEKQILDMARANAAQARPEAAAGQDVPERLKRALHLSAEPHRVECVDVSHLGGKGMRAGLVVFEGGVPFRDDYRTYTFPELEGSGDDYAALADWARRRAEAGPPWPDLLLIDGGRGQIAAVSAGLEQAGALDEFPLAGIAKSIGDGSGPDRRAGALTDRIFLPARSNPLPLKPGSPELLFLQRVRDEAHRFIIGRQRKSRKKTMISSELESLPGIGPKTARLLWDSFGSLEAMRAASLKDLLGVSGLGKKRAEKVHQALQSLGGGN; encoded by the coding sequence ATGTTCGATTTCAAGAGTGGGGACTACCCCAAAGGCCCGGGCGTGTATCTGATGCACGATGCCAAGGGGCGGGTCATCTATGTGGGCAAGGCCAAGAGTCTGGTCAAACGGTTGGCTTCGTATTTTAGGTCCATGGAGCGCCATACCCCCAAGACCAGGATGCTCGTGGCGCGGATTGCACGTATCGAAACCCTTTCCACCGCCACCGAAAAGGAAGCTCTGCTGCTGGAAGCAAGCCTCATCAAGAAGCATCGTCCGCGCTACAATATCGTGCTGCGCGACGATAAATCCTATGTCCTGTTCCGGCTGACCAAGGCCCATGACTACCCGCGCCTGACCATGACCCGTCGGGTGGTGCGCGACGGGAGTGTCTATTATGGCCCCTTCACGTCCAGCCTTGCTGCTCGCAGAACCTGGAAGGTATTGGGCAAGGCCTTTCCGCTCCGTAAGTGCGGGGACAGGACCTTCACCAATCGGATTCGTCCCTGCCTGTATCATCATATCGGGCAATGTCTGGCGCCCTGTGTGGGGTTGGCGGACGCCAAGGCTTATGCCGCGCTGGTCCGACGGGTGGAGATGTTTCTGGCCGGACGCGCCGGGGATGTTGTCGGGCAGTTGACCCGCGAGATGCAGGACGCTTCGCAACAGATGGAATTTGAGCGCGCCGCCGAGTTTCGCGATCAGATACGCGCCATTGAGGCCACGGTGGAGCGACAGGCCGTCGTGTTGCCCAAGCCAGTTGATCTGGATGTGTTGGCCGTGGCCGAGGGGCGCGGTGGCCTTGGCCTTGGGCTGCTTTTTGTGCGCCAGGGGCGGCTATTGGATGGGCGGTCCTATCACTTTCCCGGGTTGGGGCTCGAGGACGCACCCGAAGCCGTCTCCGGATTTTTGACTCAGTATTACTGGGCTTCCCGCTTCATCCCGGAGCGGTTGCTGTTGCCCTGGGCGCTGGATGATGCCGAAACTCTGGAGAGCGCGCTGGCTGAACGCCGAGGTGGTCCTGTGCGTCTGGGAGTGCCACGCGGTGGGCCGGAAAAGCAGATTCTGGATATGGCGCGTGCCAATGCCGCACAGGCCAGACCCGAAGCCGCAGCCGGACAGGACGTTCCCGAACGTTTGAAGCGAGCGCTGCACCTGTCCGCAGAGCCGCACCGCGTGGAATGCGTGGACGTGTCGCATCTGGGAGGCAAGGGGATGCGAGCCGGACTGGTCGTGTTCGAGGGTGGTGTTCCGTTCAGGGACGATTACCGGACCTACACCTTTCCCGAGCTTGAGGGGAGCGGCGATGATTATGCCGCGTTGGCGGATTGGGCCAGACGACGCGCCGAGGCCGGGCCACCTTGGCCGGATCTGTTGCTGATCGATGGCGGACGTGGGCAGATCGCGGCTGTGTCTGCCGGGCTGGAGCAGGCCGGTGCATTGGATGAATTTCCCTTGGCGGGTATCGCCAAGTCCATAGGCGACGGATCGGGTCCGGATCGCCGTGCCGGAGCGCTGACGGATCGGATCTTTTTGCCCGCCAGGAGCAATCCGCTACCTCTCAAACCCGGAAGCCCGGAGTTGTTGTTCTTGCAGCGGGTGCGCGACGAAGCCCACCGATTCATCATTGGTCGTCAGCGCAAGAGTCGTAAGAAGACCATGATCTCCAGCGAATTGGAGAGCCTGCCAGGAATCGGACCCAAGACTGCCCGCTTGTTGTGGGATTCCTTTGGGTCCCTGGAAGCCATGCGCGCGGCAAGCCTGAAGGATTTGCTCGGGGTCAGTGGGCTGGGCAAGAAACGGGCAGAAAAGGTCCATCAGGCATTGCAAAGCCTGGGCGGTGGGAACTGA
- a CDS encoding outer membrane homotrimeric porin yields MKRILVMALVACFVLGAAMANAKEMQFSASFEHSLQWTDNTDLQDGKTDGANEDDFSALQRVRMYFQYVTSEDLRAVVGFEYDTTWGVVDSQVEGSGGSIGTDGGEIELKHAYTDFKTGPVAWRVGLQGVAWPSAVAGNPIADNDVAAIVGSYAFNENVSLVAGFTRLYTDEDGQNKGDIDALTAILPIAMDGYSVTPYVIYAMVGQDAAAAAGLAGITNEAGITAPADSLTALWLGAAVEVSAFDPITFGLDLAYGSVDAEEENNDRSGWFAAGIVSYKMDMVTPSLAVVYGSGDDDDTTNGSETMPYLDSATAITHFGMDGAAHNLAGNVLTDRHDFMAVALILDDISFVESLTHRFVLMYGQGTSDENMADQAGTVLTEKDTFWEVNFDSTYQLYENLALSAKLGYVSVDRDEDTWAAATEETDAATKMAVTLTYSF; encoded by the coding sequence ATGAAACGCATTCTTGTTATGGCTCTGGTTGCCTGCTTCGTGCTGGGCGCCGCTATGGCCAACGCAAAAGAGATGCAGTTCTCTGCTTCTTTCGAGCATTCCCTGCAGTGGACTGACAACACCGACCTCCAGGACGGCAAAACTGACGGCGCCAACGAGGACGACTTCTCGGCTCTGCAGCGTGTCCGCATGTACTTCCAGTACGTGACCTCCGAAGACCTCCGCGCTGTCGTGGGCTTCGAGTATGACACCACTTGGGGCGTTGTTGACTCCCAGGTTGAAGGCTCCGGTGGTTCCATCGGCACTGACGGTGGTGAGATCGAGCTGAAGCATGCTTACACCGACTTTAAGACCGGCCCCGTGGCTTGGCGTGTTGGTCTGCAGGGCGTTGCTTGGCCTTCCGCTGTTGCTGGTAACCCCATTGCTGACAACGACGTTGCCGCTATCGTGGGTTCCTACGCTTTCAACGAGAACGTCTCCCTGGTTGCCGGTTTCACTCGCCTCTACACCGATGAAGACGGCCAGAACAAGGGTGACATTGACGCCCTGACTGCCATCCTGCCCATCGCCATGGACGGCTACTCCGTGACCCCTTACGTCATCTACGCCATGGTTGGCCAGGATGCCGCTGCTGCTGCTGGCCTGGCTGGCATCACCAACGAAGCTGGTATCACCGCTCCTGCTGATTCGCTGACCGCTCTGTGGCTCGGCGCTGCAGTTGAAGTGTCCGCTTTCGATCCCATCACCTTCGGCCTGGACCTCGCTTACGGTTCCGTGGACGCTGAAGAAGAGAACAACGACCGTTCCGGTTGGTTCGCTGCTGGTATCGTTTCCTACAAGATGGACATGGTTACTCCTTCTCTGGCCGTCGTGTACGGCTCCGGTGACGACGACGACACCACCAACGGTTCCGAGACCATGCCTTACCTTGACTCCGCTACCGCCATCACCCACTTCGGTATGGACGGCGCTGCTCACAACCTGGCAGGCAACGTCCTGACCGATCGTCACGACTTCATGGCTGTTGCTCTGATCCTTGACGACATCTCCTTCGTTGAGAGCCTGACCCACCGCTTCGTGCTGATGTACGGTCAGGGTACCTCCGACGAGAACATGGCTGACCAGGCCGGCACCGTGCTGACCGAGAAGGACACCTTCTGGGAAGTCAACTTCGACAGCACCTACCAGCTCTACGAAAACCTCGCCCTGTCCGCCAAGTTGGGCTACGTTTCCGTGGATCGTGACGAAGACACCTGGGCTGCTGCTACCGAAGAGACCGACGCCGCTACCAAGATGGCTGTCACTCTGACCTACAGCTTCTAA
- the hisD gene encoding histidinol dehydrogenase, with translation MPCPELPYSGPQDWATLQNRLAGRDAPGANVDATVTDILNDVRERGDQALVDYGRKFDCKTLTTDTLKVSPQEFEAAMAEIPAADMEILAEAAANIRDYHERQRENSWWTTKDDGTILGQMVTPVDRVGLYVPGGQGGQVPLISSLLMNAIPAQVAGVREIQLTTPPRPDGSLNPYLLATAKLLGLSELFRAGSAWAIAALAYGTASVKAVDVIAGPGNIFVTTAKRLLMGKVGIDMIAGPSEIAIIADESANPAWLAADMLSQAEHDPLASSILATTDPKLAQAVRAELEQQTVELPRAEVARKSLSDWGAILLCPDLDAAVDCINRLAPEHLELAVADPWALLGKIRHAGAIFMGHTAPEPVGDYFAGPNHVLPTLSTARFSSALSVQTFVKKSSVVATSPAFVQAHADKIARLARLEGLEAHARSVEKRKS, from the coding sequence ATGCCCTGCCCCGAACTGCCCTATTCCGGCCCCCAGGATTGGGCCACCCTCCAAAATCGCCTTGCCGGACGGGATGCCCCCGGTGCCAACGTGGATGCTACAGTAACCGATATCCTGAATGACGTGCGCGAGCGCGGTGATCAGGCATTGGTGGATTATGGTCGCAAATTCGACTGCAAGACCCTGACGACTGATACACTCAAGGTCTCCCCACAGGAATTCGAAGCCGCCATGGCGGAGATTCCAGCGGCGGACATGGAGATACTGGCCGAAGCCGCTGCCAATATTCGGGATTATCATGAACGCCAGCGCGAGAACTCCTGGTGGACCACCAAGGACGACGGCACCATCCTCGGGCAGATGGTCACCCCCGTCGACCGTGTCGGTCTTTATGTTCCCGGCGGTCAGGGCGGGCAGGTTCCGCTCATCTCCAGCCTGCTGATGAACGCCATTCCCGCACAGGTGGCTGGGGTTCGTGAAATCCAGCTGACCACACCGCCACGCCCGGATGGAAGTCTGAACCCGTACCTTCTCGCCACGGCAAAGTTGCTGGGGCTGAGTGAACTTTTCCGCGCAGGCAGCGCCTGGGCCATTGCCGCCCTGGCCTATGGCACCGCGTCCGTGAAAGCAGTGGATGTCATTGCCGGTCCGGGCAACATCTTTGTGACCACCGCCAAACGCCTGCTCATGGGCAAGGTAGGCATCGACATGATCGCCGGGCCCAGCGAAATCGCCATCATCGCCGACGAGAGCGCCAACCCGGCCTGGTTGGCGGCAGACATGCTCTCCCAGGCCGAGCACGACCCACTGGCCTCCTCCATTCTTGCCACCACCGACCCGAAACTGGCCCAGGCGGTCCGGGCCGAACTGGAGCAACAGACCGTAGAGCTTCCGCGTGCGGAAGTAGCCCGAAAATCCCTGAGTGACTGGGGCGCCATCCTGCTCTGCCCGGATCTGGACGCCGCCGTGGACTGCATCAACCGGCTGGCTCCCGAGCACCTGGAGCTGGCCGTGGCCGATCCCTGGGCCTTGCTGGGCAAGATACGCCATGCCGGAGCCATTTTTATGGGACACACGGCTCCCGAACCTGTGGGGGATTACTTTGCAGGCCCCAACCACGTTCTGCCGACGCTGTCCACGGCGCGATTCTCTTCTGCCCTGTCCGTGCAGACCTTCGTCAAAAAGTCCAGTGTTGTAGCGACCTCCCCGGCATTTGTTCAGGCTCATGCTGACAAGATTGCCCGACTGGCGCGTCTGGAAGGATTGGAAGCCCACGCCCGCAGCGTTGAGAAACGAAAGAGTTAA
- a CDS encoding phosphoribosylaminoimidazolesuccinocarboxamide synthase has translation MNIVTQTDIKEYPLVSRGKVRDIYEISSDELLIITTDRMSAFDVVMNEPIPHKGVILNMITLFWMDKFADIVPNHLIEHDVTKFPAPLAPYADDLEGRSVIVKKARPLPIECIVRGYITGSGWKDYQRTGTVCGYDLPANLQESQQLPQPLFTPSTKADLGEHDENITVDQAMDHAGREIVEQVSKITLDIYKAGSEYAADKGIIIADTKFEFGMTDAGVILIDEVLTPDSSRFWPQKGYAPGASQPSFDKQYLRDWLSAQDWDKTPPPPTLPNEVIDRTRAKYVEAYEFLTGEAFPFK, from the coding sequence ATGAACATCGTCACCCAGACAGACATCAAGGAATATCCCCTTGTTTCTCGTGGCAAAGTCCGCGACATCTATGAAATTTCATCCGACGAGCTACTCATCATCACCACCGATCGCATGAGTGCCTTCGACGTGGTCATGAACGAGCCCATCCCCCACAAGGGAGTCATCCTGAACATGATTACCCTGTTCTGGATGGATAAGTTCGCGGACATTGTTCCCAACCACCTGATCGAACATGACGTGACCAAGTTCCCTGCGCCGCTGGCACCTTACGCTGACGACCTGGAAGGCCGTTCCGTCATCGTCAAAAAGGCCCGCCCCCTGCCCATCGAGTGCATTGTGCGCGGCTACATCACCGGCTCCGGCTGGAAGGATTACCAGCGTACCGGCACCGTTTGCGGCTATGATCTGCCCGCGAATCTCCAGGAGTCCCAGCAGCTCCCGCAGCCGCTCTTCACTCCCTCCACCAAGGCAGATCTGGGCGAACACGATGAAAACATCACCGTGGACCAGGCCATGGATCACGCCGGACGTGAGATCGTGGAACAGGTTTCCAAAATCACCCTGGATATCTACAAGGCCGGTAGCGAATACGCAGCCGACAAGGGTATCATCATTGCCGACACCAAATTTGAGTTCGGCATGACCGATGCTGGCGTCATCCTCATCGACGAAGTGTTGACACCGGACTCCTCGCGATTCTGGCCCCAGAAGGGCTACGCCCCCGGTGCATCCCAGCCCAGCTTCGACAAGCAGTACCTGCGTGACTGGCTGTCCGCACAGGACTGGGACAAGACGCCCCCACCGCCGACACTGCCCAATGAAGTCATTGACCGCACCCGGGCAAAATACGTTGAAGCGTACGAATTTCTCACGGGCGAAGCATTCCCTTTTAAATAA
- a CDS encoding NAD(P)H-dependent flavin oxidoreductase, with amino-acid sequence MKMPELTIGDLVAKVPIIQGGMGVGISLSGLASAVANEGGIGVIAAAMIGFRDNAAAKDSEAHVKALTRELRAARDNSDGILGVNIMVALTNFADMVRTSVKEGADIIFSGAGLPLDLPGYLTDGAKTKLAPIVSSGRAAKIITKKWLSKFDYLPDAFVVEGPKAGGHLGFKVEQLDDPDFRLEKLVEEVIEAVRPFEEQTGRRVPVIAAGGVYDGQDIRKMLQLGASGVQMGTRFVATHECDADERFKQSFVDATEADVEIIKSPVGLPGRAVRSKFIDAVRAGKRKPFRCPFHCIKTCDIEKSPYCIASALTNAVKGKLEHGFAFAGSNVHRVKEIISVHELIASLKTEYIGARA; translated from the coding sequence CTGAAAATGCCCGAGCTGACCATCGGCGACCTCGTGGCCAAAGTGCCCATCATCCAAGGTGGTATGGGAGTGGGAATCTCCCTCTCCGGCCTTGCCTCGGCCGTGGCTAACGAAGGTGGCATTGGCGTGATCGCCGCTGCCATGATCGGATTCCGTGACAACGCAGCAGCCAAGGACTCCGAAGCCCACGTCAAGGCCCTGACTCGCGAACTGCGTGCCGCTCGTGACAATTCCGACGGTATCCTGGGCGTCAACATCATGGTCGCCCTGACCAACTTTGCCGACATGGTGCGCACTTCCGTCAAGGAAGGTGCCGACATCATCTTTTCCGGCGCAGGCCTGCCCCTGGACCTGCCCGGCTACCTGACCGATGGAGCCAAGACAAAGCTCGCGCCCATCGTCAGTTCCGGACGCGCCGCCAAAATCATCACCAAGAAGTGGTTGTCCAAGTTCGACTATCTGCCCGACGCTTTCGTGGTTGAAGGCCCCAAGGCTGGTGGCCACTTGGGCTTCAAGGTCGAACAGCTTGATGACCCTGACTTCCGCCTCGAAAAACTGGTGGAAGAAGTGATCGAAGCCGTCCGCCCCTTCGAGGAACAGACCGGACGCAGGGTACCTGTCATTGCTGCCGGAGGCGTCTATGACGGACAGGACATCAGAAAAATGCTCCAACTTGGCGCCTCGGGCGTACAAATGGGAACCCGTTTCGTGGCAACTCACGAATGCGATGCGGACGAGCGCTTCAAGCAGTCCTTTGTGGATGCCACCGAAGCCGATGTGGAAATCATCAAGAGCCCCGTGGGACTTCCCGGACGTGCCGTGCGCAGCAAGTTCATTGACGCCGTCCGCGCTGGCAAGCGCAAGCCCTTCCGCTGCCCCTTCCACTGCATCAAGACCTGCGACATTGAAAAAAGTCCGTACTGCATCGCCAGTGCCCTGACCAATGCAGTCAAGGGCAAGCTGGAGCATGGTTTTGCCTTTGCCGGGTCCAATGTGCACCGGGTCAAGGAAATCATCTCGGTCCACGAACTCATCGCATCGCTCAAAACCGAATACATCGGTGCGCGCGCCTAG
- a CDS encoding Na+/H+ antiporter NhaC family protein: MTQQYETPKGRALLPLILFLILFIGTGAVLSAQGRTMAFYQLSAAVAILPAVALALAMGKGKLNKKISIFLSGVGDINIITMCMIYLLAGGFASVAKAIGGVDATVNLGLAFIPPQMVLPGLFAIAAFVATAMGTSMGTIAAIAPIAAGVGQQTDISSAVLMGTVVGGAMFGDNLSMISDTTIAATRTQGCAMSDKFKMNVRIVLPAALVTLLLLAVFGSSGGVSHAGDWELIRVLPYLVILGLAIAGVNVFVVLASGIVLAGTVGLAAVSDYSLLKFSQDIYAGFTGMHEILVLSMFIGGLGELIRYNGGLQWLLERVNSLTRSKERTSTRRSGEFGIAVLVSLADACTANNTVAIILTGGLAKEIATDNGIDPRRSASLLDIFSCIVQGVTPYAAQVLLAGSIAGISPVAVVANNWYCMILAVVSIAAIITGWPHMHEKMAKQDQYV; encoded by the coding sequence ATGACTCAACAGTACGAAACACCCAAGGGCCGTGCGCTACTGCCGCTCATTCTTTTTTTAATTCTTTTCATAGGCACTGGCGCGGTTCTTTCCGCACAAGGGCGAACCATGGCTTTTTATCAACTGTCAGCCGCCGTCGCCATCCTGCCGGCCGTGGCGCTTGCTCTTGCCATGGGCAAAGGCAAATTGAATAAAAAGATATCCATTTTTCTGTCCGGTGTGGGTGACATCAATATCATCACCATGTGCATGATTTATTTACTTGCAGGAGGGTTCGCTTCGGTTGCCAAGGCCATTGGCGGTGTTGACGCCACGGTTAACCTCGGGTTGGCCTTTATCCCTCCCCAGATGGTTTTGCCCGGTCTTTTTGCTATCGCTGCCTTTGTCGCTACCGCAATGGGCACCTCCATGGGCACTATTGCTGCGATTGCGCCCATCGCTGCTGGCGTCGGGCAACAAACCGATATTTCCAGTGCCGTGCTCATGGGTACAGTGGTCGGTGGAGCCATGTTTGGCGATAACCTGTCCATGATCTCCGACACTACGATTGCAGCTACGCGCACCCAGGGATGCGCCATGAGTGACAAGTTTAAAATGAACGTCCGCATTGTGCTGCCGGCAGCATTGGTTACACTCCTGCTCCTTGCTGTCTTCGGCTCGTCGGGGGGAGTCTCTCATGCCGGAGACTGGGAGCTCATTCGTGTTCTCCCATATTTGGTTATCCTCGGGCTGGCCATTGCCGGAGTTAATGTTTTTGTTGTGCTTGCTTCGGGTATCGTCTTGGCTGGTACTGTCGGGCTTGCCGCTGTTTCCGACTATTCGTTGCTCAAGTTTTCGCAGGATATTTACGCTGGATTTACCGGCATGCATGAAATCCTTGTGCTTTCGATGTTCATTGGCGGTCTCGGCGAACTCATCCGATACAATGGCGGGCTGCAATGGTTGCTTGAACGCGTTAACAGCCTGACTCGGTCAAAGGAAAGGACAAGCACAAGGCGGTCTGGCGAATTTGGTATAGCGGTTCTGGTTTCCCTTGCTGATGCTTGTACTGCCAATAATACAGTAGCTATTATTCTTACGGGTGGGTTGGCGAAGGAAATTGCCACGGACAATGGCATCGACCCTCGCCGTAGCGCCAGCTTGCTTGATATTTTTTCCTGCATCGTTCAGGGCGTGACGCCGTATGCTGCACAGGTTCTTCTTGCGGGGTCCATCGCCGGAATATCCCCGGTAGCTGTGGTGGCTAACAACTGGTACTGCATGATTCTTGCTGTGGTTTCCATCGCAGCCATCATCACTGGATGGCCGCATATGCATGAGAAGATGGCTAAACAAGATCAATATGTTTGA